Proteins co-encoded in one Kocuria flava genomic window:
- a CDS encoding D-alanyl-D-alanine carboxypeptidase family protein: MERELLAGGRVRRSLSVLLCAAGLVLGPVVVPGGSAPASAATAIEAEHARLGGVGGRLGAALGPERCGLPREGCWRRFERGHVHWSPATGARATWGAVRAAWAAQGWERGPLGYPVGREVCGLRDAGCRQAFEGGVVLWSRPSGAHPTGGAIRAAWLRHGAERGALGYPVSGESCSGGSCRQSFQRGRAEWSRGGGTRVHREIDRAASVHVVVNKRRPLVPADHAPADLKAVEGQQLRSAAAAALRRMQRAAAADGAPFTVVSGYRSHAVQASLYQRYVALYGQAQADLISARPGHSEHQTGLAVDIGDPGGACGLQTCFERTAAGAWARAHAHEHGFVVRYPAGHTATTGYAYEPWHLRWVGEHVARGMVEQGIPTLEHYMGLPPAPSY; this comes from the coding sequence GTGGAACGGGAACTGCTTGCCGGGGGCCGGGTGCGCCGGAGCCTGTCGGTCCTGCTGTGCGCGGCGGGGCTCGTGCTCGGGCCGGTCGTCGTCCCGGGGGGATCGGCGCCGGCCTCCGCCGCCACGGCCATCGAGGCGGAGCACGCCCGGCTCGGCGGGGTCGGCGGGCGGCTCGGCGCGGCCCTGGGCCCGGAACGCTGCGGGCTGCCGCGCGAGGGGTGCTGGCGGCGGTTCGAGCGGGGCCACGTCCACTGGTCGCCGGCCACGGGGGCCCGGGCCACCTGGGGTGCCGTGCGCGCCGCCTGGGCCGCCCAGGGGTGGGAGCGCGGGCCCCTGGGCTACCCGGTGGGCCGGGAGGTCTGCGGGCTGCGGGACGCCGGCTGCCGGCAGGCCTTCGAGGGCGGGGTGGTGCTGTGGTCACGGCCGAGCGGGGCCCACCCCACCGGGGGAGCGATCCGGGCGGCCTGGCTGCGCCACGGCGCCGAGCGGGGCGCCCTCGGCTACCCCGTCTCGGGCGAGAGCTGCTCCGGGGGTTCCTGCCGGCAGTCGTTCCAGCGCGGCCGGGCCGAGTGGTCCCGCGGCGGCGGCACCCGGGTCCACCGGGAGATCGACCGGGCCGCGTCCGTCCACGTCGTGGTCAACAAGCGCCGCCCGCTCGTGCCGGCCGACCACGCCCCGGCGGACCTGAAGGCCGTGGAGGGCCAGCAGCTGCGCTCGGCCGCCGCCGCGGCACTGCGGCGGATGCAGCGGGCCGCGGCCGCGGACGGCGCTCCCTTCACGGTGGTCAGCGGCTACCGCTCCCACGCCGTGCAGGCGAGCCTCTACCAGCGCTACGTCGCCCTGTACGGGCAGGCGCAGGCCGACCTGATCTCCGCGCGGCCCGGCCACAGCGAGCACCAGACGGGCCTGGCCGTGGACATCGGCGACCCGGGCGGTGCCTGCGGTCTGCAGACCTGCTTCGAGCGCACCGCCGCCGGGGCCTGGGCGCGCGCCCACGCGCACGAGCACGGGTTCGTGGTGCGCTACCCGGCCGGGCACACGGCCACCACGGGCTACGCGTACGAGCCCTGGCACCTGCGCTGGGTCGGCGAGCACGTGGCCCGGGGCATGGTCGAGCAGGGCATCCCCACCCTCGAGCACTACATGGGACTGCCGCCGGCGCCGTCGTACTGA
- a CDS encoding site-specific tyrosine recombinase XerD gives MERGLSANTLTAYRRDLRRYAEHLRARTDPPVTAPRAVTTGHVRAFLRALHEGTAEHPPLSTRSAARVLVAVRGAHRFWVLEGLTRTDPAAAVAPPTPGMRLPKAVRVDEVEALLAATGTETPQQLRDRALLEVLYSTGARISEAIALDVDDLSRAVRRGGEETGLPFVRLFGKGGKERMVPLGSWAVRAVDDWLVRGRPALAARGRGTPALFLNARGGRISRQTAWTAVKDAAERAGLGERITPHTLRHSFATHLLEGGADLRVVQELLGHASVSTTQVYTLVSVESLREVYAAAHPRAR, from the coding sequence GTGGAGCGCGGGCTGTCCGCCAACACCCTGACCGCCTACCGGCGGGACCTGCGGCGCTACGCCGAGCACCTGCGCGCCCGCACCGACCCGCCGGTGACCGCGCCGCGGGCCGTGACCACCGGGCACGTGCGCGCGTTCCTGCGCGCCCTGCACGAGGGCACCGCGGAGCACCCGCCGCTGAGCACCCGCAGCGCCGCCCGCGTGCTCGTCGCCGTGCGGGGCGCCCACCGCTTCTGGGTCCTGGAGGGCCTCACCCGCACCGACCCGGCCGCGGCCGTGGCCCCGCCGACCCCGGGGATGCGCCTGCCCAAGGCCGTGCGCGTGGACGAGGTGGAGGCGCTGCTGGCCGCGACCGGGACGGAGACCCCCCAGCAGCTGCGCGACCGGGCGCTGCTGGAGGTGCTCTACTCGACCGGGGCGCGGATCTCCGAGGCGATCGCCCTCGACGTCGACGACCTCTCCCGGGCCGTGCGCCGGGGCGGGGAGGAGACCGGGCTGCCGTTCGTGCGGCTGTTCGGCAAGGGCGGCAAGGAGCGGATGGTGCCCCTGGGCTCGTGGGCCGTGCGCGCGGTCGACGACTGGCTCGTGCGCGGGCGGCCGGCGCTCGCGGCGCGGGGCCGCGGGACCCCCGCGCTGTTCCTCAACGCCCGCGGGGGCCGGATCAGCCGCCAGACGGCCTGGACGGCCGTGAAGGACGCCGCCGAGCGGGCCGGGCTCGGCGAGCGGATCACCCCGCACACGCTGCGCCACTCCTTCGCCACCCACCTGCTCGAGGGCGGCGCGGACCTGCGGGTGGTCCAGGAGCTGCTCGGGCACGCGTCCGTGAGCACCACGCAGGTCTACACCCTCGTGTCGGTCGAGTCCCTGCGCGAGGTCTACGCCGCGGCCCACCCCCGCGCCCGGTAG
- a CDS encoding GntR family transcriptional regulator, with amino-acid sequence MRASERAYQALREDIVEWRLLPGQLLGEVEQSERFGISRTPVREALSRLTADGLAEPHRGRGVVVSQVSLEDVRALFELREALDCRAARLAARRRDPRVFEGLAAELEAAAAPGAERGGYYELVERMDRAIDEAAGNTYLASAQRSLRLHLARVRKLSRTNPDRLVRAAAEHAQIARAIAAGAEELAEAATRVHLANSLQAVLTTPVREWVAPAPPLDEAG; translated from the coding sequence GTGCGAGCCAGCGAGCGCGCCTACCAGGCCCTGCGCGAGGACATCGTCGAGTGGCGGCTGCTGCCGGGGCAGCTGCTCGGCGAGGTCGAGCAGTCCGAGCGCTTCGGCATCTCCCGCACGCCCGTGCGCGAGGCCCTGAGCCGGCTGACGGCGGACGGGCTCGCGGAGCCCCACCGCGGCCGCGGGGTCGTCGTCTCCCAGGTCTCCCTCGAGGACGTCCGCGCGCTGTTCGAGCTGCGGGAGGCCCTGGACTGCCGGGCGGCCCGGCTCGCCGCGCGCCGCCGCGACCCCCGGGTCTTCGAGGGCCTGGCCGCCGAGCTGGAGGCAGCCGCGGCCCCGGGGGCGGAGCGGGGCGGCTACTACGAGCTCGTCGAGCGCATGGACCGGGCCATCGACGAGGCCGCCGGCAACACCTACCTCGCCTCCGCCCAGCGCTCCCTGCGCCTGCACCTGGCGCGGGTGCGCAAGCTCTCCCGCACCAACCCCGACCGTCTCGTGCGGGCCGCCGCCGAGCACGCCCAGATCGCCCGGGCGATCGCCGCGGGCGCCGAGGAGCTCGCCGAGGCCGCCACCCGCGTCCACCTGGCCAACTCGCTGCAGGCGGTGCTCACCACGCCCGTGCGCGAGTGGGTGGCCCCCGCCCCGCCGCTGGACGAGGCCGGCTGA
- a CDS encoding MmgE/PrpD family protein, translated as MTVLHTVRVHPSADNLPREEQLAWKMAEVAADPVEVTPEVTEMVINRILDNASVAIASLDRGPIVSARDQALAHAATPGGTGSALFGVHPGERKVSPEWAAWANGVAVRELDYHDTFLAAEYSHPGDNIPPILAVAQHAGASGADLVRGIATGYELQVDLVKSICLHKHKIDHVAHLGPSAAAGIGTLLGLDVPTIFHAIGQGLHTTTATRQSRKGEISTWKAHAPAFAGKMAVEAVDRAMRGQTSPTPIYEGEDGVIAWLLDGPGACYEVPLPAPGEAKRAILDTYTKEHSAEYQAQAWIDLARKLHRERPELADPSRIERIVLHTSHHTHYVIGSGAGDPQKYDPAATRETLDHSIPYIFTVALQDGAWHHVDSYAPERAGRPDTVSLWHKVTTAEDAEWTRRYHSLDPQEKAFGGRAEIVLSDGSTVVEEIAVADAHPLGARPFAREQYVAKLRTLAEGIVEDAELDRFIAAAENLTSLGAGELDALNVTAARTLRTGTKGVF; from the coding sequence ATGACCGTCCTGCACACCGTGCGCGTCCACCCGTCCGCGGACAACCTGCCCCGCGAGGAGCAGCTGGCCTGGAAGATGGCCGAGGTCGCCGCCGATCCGGTCGAGGTGACCCCCGAGGTCACCGAGATGGTGATCAACCGGATCCTCGACAACGCCTCCGTGGCCATCGCCTCCCTGGACCGGGGCCCGATCGTCTCCGCCCGCGACCAGGCCCTGGCCCACGCCGCGACCCCCGGCGGCACCGGCTCGGCGCTGTTCGGCGTGCACCCCGGCGAGCGGAAGGTCTCCCCCGAGTGGGCGGCCTGGGCCAACGGCGTGGCAGTGCGCGAGCTCGACTACCACGACACCTTCCTGGCCGCGGAGTACTCCCACCCCGGGGACAACATCCCGCCGATCCTCGCCGTCGCCCAGCACGCCGGGGCCTCCGGTGCGGACCTGGTGCGCGGGATCGCCACCGGCTACGAGCTCCAGGTCGACCTGGTGAAGTCGATCTGCCTGCACAAGCACAAGATCGACCACGTGGCCCACCTCGGCCCCTCCGCCGCGGCCGGGATCGGGACGCTGCTCGGGCTCGACGTGCCGACGATCTTCCACGCCATCGGCCAGGGCCTGCACACCACGACCGCGACGCGTCAGTCCCGCAAGGGCGAGATCTCCACGTGGAAGGCCCACGCCCCCGCCTTCGCCGGCAAGATGGCCGTCGAGGCCGTCGACCGGGCGATGCGCGGGCAGACCTCCCCCACCCCCATCTACGAGGGCGAGGACGGCGTCATCGCGTGGCTGCTGGACGGCCCCGGGGCCTGCTACGAGGTGCCGCTGCCCGCCCCGGGCGAGGCCAAGCGGGCCATCCTCGACACCTACACCAAGGAGCACTCCGCCGAGTACCAGGCCCAGGCCTGGATCGACCTCGCCCGGAAGCTGCACCGCGAGCGCCCCGAGCTGGCCGATCCCTCCCGGATCGAGCGGATCGTGCTGCACACCTCCCACCACACCCACTACGTGATCGGCTCCGGGGCGGGGGACCCGCAGAAGTACGACCCGGCCGCCACCCGGGAGACCCTCGACCACTCGATCCCCTACATCTTCACGGTCGCCCTCCAGGACGGCGCCTGGCACCACGTGGACTCCTACGCCCCGGAGCGCGCCGGCCGCCCCGACACGGTGTCCCTGTGGCACAAGGTCACCACCGCCGAGGACGCCGAGTGGACCCGCCGCTACCACTCCCTCGACCCCCAGGAGAAGGCCTTCGGCGGCCGCGCCGAGATCGTCCTGTCGGACGGGTCCACCGTCGTCGAGGAGATCGCGGTGGCCGACGCCCACCCGCTGGGCGCCCGTCCCTTCGCCCGCGAGCAGTACGTCGCGAAACTGCGCACCCTGGCGGAGGGCATCGTCGAGGACGCCGAGCTCGACCGGTTCATCGCCGCGGCCGAGAACCTCACCTCGCTCGGGGCCGGGGAGCTGGACGCGCTCAACGTCACCGCCGCCCGCACCCTGCGCACCGGCACGAAGGGAGTCTTCTGA
- the prpB gene encoding methylisocitrate lyase, with amino-acid sequence MLFSTTTPEAKRRALREMLSSGRTVQFPGAFTPLSTKLIAEQGFDGVYISGAVLANELGFPDIGLTALPEVAQRAGQIARVTDLPCLVDADTGFGEPMNVARTVQELENAGLAGCHIEDQFNPKRCGHLDGKNVVDLETAVKRVAAAAQARRDPDFLVMARTDVRGVDGLKAATDRAKALVDAGADAIFPEAMADLSEFEAMRAAVDVPILANMTEFGKSELFTLDQLQDVGVNMVIYPVTLLRSALGAMERVLTTLRADGTQQAAVDEMLTRARLYELVDYTGYNRFDSGIFDFEVPGLHR; translated from the coding sequence ATGCTGTTCTCCACCACCACCCCCGAGGCCAAGCGCCGGGCGCTGCGCGAGATGCTCTCCTCCGGGCGCACCGTGCAGTTCCCCGGGGCCTTCACCCCGCTGTCCACGAAGCTGATCGCCGAGCAGGGCTTCGACGGCGTCTACATCTCCGGGGCCGTGCTCGCCAACGAGCTGGGCTTCCCGGACATCGGCCTCACGGCCCTGCCGGAGGTCGCGCAGCGGGCCGGGCAGATCGCCCGGGTCACGGACCTGCCGTGCCTGGTCGACGCCGACACCGGCTTCGGCGAGCCGATGAACGTGGCCCGCACCGTGCAGGAGCTCGAGAACGCGGGGCTTGCCGGGTGCCACATCGAGGACCAGTTCAACCCCAAGCGCTGCGGGCACCTGGACGGGAAGAACGTCGTGGACCTGGAGACGGCCGTCAAGCGCGTGGCCGCCGCCGCCCAGGCCCGCCGCGACCCGGACTTCCTGGTGATGGCCCGCACCGACGTCCGCGGGGTGGATGGCCTGAAGGCCGCCACCGACCGGGCGAAGGCCCTCGTCGACGCCGGGGCGGACGCGATCTTCCCGGAGGCGATGGCCGACCTGTCGGAGTTCGAGGCCATGCGCGCCGCGGTCGACGTGCCGATCCTGGCGAACATGACGGAGTTCGGGAAGTCGGAGCTGTTCACCCTTGACCAGCTCCAGGACGTGGGGGTCAACATGGTCATCTACCCCGTCACGCTGCTGCGCAGCGCCCTCGGGGCGATGGAGCGGGTGCTGACCACCCTGCGCGCCGACGGCACCCAGCAGGCCGCCGTGGACGAGATGCTCACCCGCGCCCGGCTCTACGAGCTCGTGGACTACACCGGCTACAACCGGTTCGACTCGGGGATCTTCGACTTCGAGGTCCCCGGCCTGCACCGCTGA
- a CDS encoding bifunctional 2-methylcitrate synthase/citrate synthase, translating to MTESQTEVRKGLAGVVADYTAVSKVNPETNSLLYRGYPVQELAASCSMEQVALLLWTGELPTEEELAEFTARERAHRALTPELKAIVDALPTTCHPMDVCRTAASVLGAQDPEAEDSSPEANLRKAQKLFAAMPAVVCYDQRRRRGQEPVAPREDLGYSANFLWMAFGEEADPAVVEAFNVSMILYAEHSFNASTFTARVVTSTLSDLHSAVTAAIGALKGPLHGGANEAVMETFEELGIRADESPADAEARAKAWMEEALAAKKKIMGFGHRVYKHGDSRVPTMKAALDRMIDHYGRPELLGLYNGLEKAMGEAKDIKPNLDYPAGPTYWLMGFDIPTFTPLFVAARITGWTAHVMEQVAANSLIRPLSEYNGPDERHVPGA from the coding sequence ATGACCGAGTCCCAGACCGAGGTCCGCAAGGGCCTGGCCGGCGTCGTCGCCGACTACACGGCCGTCTCCAAGGTCAACCCCGAGACCAACTCGCTGCTCTACCGCGGCTACCCGGTCCAGGAGCTGGCCGCGTCCTGCTCGATGGAGCAGGTGGCGCTGCTGCTGTGGACCGGCGAGCTGCCCACGGAGGAGGAGCTGGCCGAGTTCACGGCCCGGGAGCGGGCCCACCGCGCGCTGACCCCGGAGCTGAAGGCGATCGTCGACGCGCTGCCGACCACCTGTCACCCCATGGACGTGTGCCGCACCGCGGCCTCCGTCCTGGGCGCCCAGGACCCCGAGGCGGAGGACTCCTCCCCCGAGGCGAACCTGCGCAAGGCCCAGAAGCTGTTCGCGGCCATGCCGGCGGTCGTCTGCTACGACCAGCGCCGCCGCCGCGGCCAGGAGCCTGTCGCCCCGCGCGAGGACCTGGGCTACTCCGCCAACTTCCTGTGGATGGCCTTCGGGGAGGAGGCCGACCCGGCGGTGGTCGAGGCGTTCAACGTCTCGATGATCCTCTACGCCGAGCACTCCTTCAACGCCTCGACGTTCACCGCCCGCGTGGTCACCTCGACCCTGTCGGACCTGCACTCGGCGGTCACGGCGGCGATCGGCGCGCTCAAGGGCCCGCTGCACGGCGGGGCCAACGAGGCCGTCATGGAGACCTTCGAGGAGCTGGGCATCCGCGCCGACGAGTCCCCGGCGGACGCCGAGGCCCGGGCCAAGGCCTGGATGGAGGAGGCGCTGGCGGCGAAGAAGAAGATCATGGGCTTCGGCCACCGGGTCTACAAGCACGGCGACTCCCGGGTGCCCACGATGAAGGCGGCCCTGGACCGGATGATCGACCACTACGGCCGCCCGGAGCTGCTGGGGCTGTACAACGGCCTCGAGAAGGCCATGGGCGAGGCCAAGGACATCAAGCCCAACCTCGACTACCCCGCCGGGCCGACCTACTGGCTGATGGGCTTCGACATCCCGACCTTCACCCCGCTGTTCGTCGCCGCCCGGATCACGGGCTGGACCGCGCACGTCATGGAGCAGGTCGCGGCCAACTCCCTGATCCGCCCGCTGTCGGAGTACAACGGCCCCGACGAGCGGCACGTGCCCGGCGCCTGA
- a CDS encoding NUDIX domain-containing protein, which yields MDIRSIAPEELADRTSERRTVASETVYEGHIWDVRRDEFELAEGTGALSRDYITHPGAVSVLVLDDEDRVLLINQYRRPVGMTMWEIPAGLLDVAGEDPAAAARRELAEEADLRAERWAVLVDFHNSPGSSSEANRIFLARGIGEVPEDRLHERDGEEAEIHGAWVPLDDAVRAVLEGRLNSPAAVIGLLAAHAARADGYRSLRPADTPWPGHPAHR from the coding sequence ATGGACATCCGCAGCATCGCCCCCGAGGAGCTCGCCGACCGCACCAGCGAGCGCCGCACGGTGGCCTCCGAGACCGTCTACGAGGGGCACATCTGGGACGTGCGCCGCGACGAGTTCGAGCTCGCGGAGGGCACCGGCGCGCTCAGCCGCGACTACATCACCCACCCGGGGGCGGTCTCCGTGCTCGTGCTCGACGACGAGGACCGGGTGCTGCTGATCAACCAGTACCGCCGCCCGGTCGGGATGACGATGTGGGAGATCCCCGCCGGGCTGCTCGACGTGGCCGGCGAGGACCCGGCCGCGGCCGCGCGGCGTGAGCTCGCCGAGGAGGCCGACCTGCGGGCCGAGCGGTGGGCGGTGCTCGTGGACTTCCACAACAGCCCGGGGTCCTCGTCCGAGGCGAACCGCATCTTCCTGGCCCGCGGCATCGGCGAGGTCCCCGAGGACCGGCTGCACGAGCGCGACGGTGAGGAGGCCGAGATCCACGGCGCCTGGGTCCCGCTCGACGACGCGGTGCGGGCGGTGCTCGAGGGGCGGCTGAACTCCCCGGCGGCGGTCATCGGCCTGCTCGCCGCCCACGCCGCGCGGGCCGACGGCTACCGCAGCCTGCGCCCGGCCGACACCCCGTGGCCGGGGCACCCGGCCCACCGGTGA